One stretch of Anguilla anguilla isolate fAngAng1 chromosome 5, fAngAng1.pri, whole genome shotgun sequence DNA includes these proteins:
- the rec114 gene encoding meiotic recombination protein REC114 isoform X2, with the protein MPLLLEGFSLIGAPSFLKVQRKSDILLFRMMAKGESRMFRLQFEGSSREEALEECASAARRLQEYLPVGAPQTNPPPSAQEHGTSMEETSDDVPGVKQDSVSVRELVQSFLGQPGSSLPLAYCHSALPSQELGPFLRLCLLDHSFPALVEEVENELKKLAQD; encoded by the exons ATGCCTTTGTTGCTG GAAGGCTTCTCCCTGATCGGCGCTCCGAGCTTCCTGAAAGTGCAGCGGAAGTCCGACATCCTGCTGTTCCGCATGATGGCCAAG ggggagAGCCGCATGTTCAGGCTGCAGTTCGAGGGCTCCAGCAGGGAGGAGGCGCTGGAGGAGTGCGCCAGCGCGGCGCGGAGGCTCCAGGAGTACCTGCCCGTCGGCGCGCCGCAGACGAACCCGCCTCCCAGCGCCCAGGAGCACGGG ACATCCATGGAGGAGACATCTGATGACGTACCTGGAGTCAAACAAGACTCAGTATCTGTGAGAGAGCTTGTGCAG TCTTTCCTGGGGCAGCCTGGCTCCTCCCTGCCTCTGGCGTACTGCCACTCTGCCCTACCGAGCCAGGAGCTGGGGCCCTTCCTCCGACTCTGCCTCCTGGACCACAGCTTCCCAGCactggtggaggaggtggagaatgAGCTGAAGAAACTGGCCCAGGACTAG